A genomic region of Ensifer adhaerens contains the following coding sequences:
- a CDS encoding carbohydrate ABC transporter permease has translation MSAPSPDNIISHNRLTRALIYTALILFALYSLLPLYVMLVNSVKPLDEIRQGGMLNLPQTFTIEPWLQAWSTAQIGVQPTGLKPFFINSILMVVPAVAISTIIGALNGYVLTKWRFPGANIFFGMLLLSCFIPFQIVLIPMARILGILGIAGSIWGLIFVHVIYGIGFTTLYFRNYYEAFPTELVRAAQIDGASFFQIFWRILLPSSGPIIVVSVIWQFTNIWNDFLFGASFSGPYSTPMTVALNNLVSSSTGVKEYNVHFAGAILAALPTLIVYIVSGRYFVRGLMSGAVKG, from the coding sequence ATGAGCGCTCCGAGCCCAGACAACATCATCTCGCACAACCGCCTCACCCGCGCGTTGATCTATACCGCGCTGATCCTCTTTGCGCTCTATTCGCTGCTGCCGCTCTACGTGATGCTGGTGAACTCGGTGAAGCCGCTCGACGAGATCCGCCAGGGCGGCATGCTTAACCTGCCGCAGACCTTTACGATCGAGCCCTGGCTTCAGGCCTGGTCGACGGCGCAGATCGGCGTGCAGCCAACCGGCCTCAAACCTTTCTTCATCAACTCGATCCTGATGGTCGTTCCGGCCGTGGCGATCTCGACGATCATCGGCGCACTCAACGGTTACGTGCTGACGAAGTGGCGCTTTCCGGGTGCCAACATCTTCTTCGGCATGCTGCTTCTCTCGTGCTTCATCCCGTTCCAGATCGTGCTCATCCCGATGGCGCGCATCCTTGGCATCCTTGGGATTGCCGGTTCGATCTGGGGCCTGATCTTCGTCCATGTCATCTACGGCATCGGCTTCACGACGCTCTACTTCCGCAACTACTACGAGGCCTTCCCGACCGAACTGGTGCGTGCGGCGCAGATCGACGGCGCCAGCTTCTTCCAGATCTTCTGGCGCATCCTGTTGCCGTCGTCTGGTCCGATCATCGTCGTCTCGGTCATCTGGCAGTTCACCAACATCTGGAACGACTTCCTGTTCGGAGCGTCCTTCTCCGGCCCCTATTCGACGCCGATGACGGTTGCCCTCAACAACCTCGTTTCGTCCTCGACAGGCGTCAAGGAATACAATGTTCACTTCGCGGGCGCGATCCTCGCCGCCCTGCCAACGCTCATCGTCTATATCGTGTCCGGTCGCTACTTCGTTCGCGGCCTGATGTCGGGCGCCGTGAAAGGATAA
- a CDS encoding carbohydrate ABC transporter permease: MDSRSRLQDLIPKLVLAPSFLIVLIFVYGFIAYTGFLSMTDSKMLPSYNFVGLSNYAKLWALPHWWRAVSNLAIFAALYIAICSVLGLGLAILLDQKIRAEGFLRPIYLYPMALSFIVTGTAWKWFLDPGIGLENTMHLWGWESFSFNWIKDRNYAIYCVVIAAVWQSTGFIMAMFLAGLRGVDNEIIKAAQIDGAKTSTIYRRIIIPLMRPVFLSAFVVLAHLAIKAYDLIIALTGGGPGQATELPATFMYSYTFTRNQMGIGASSAIIMLVMIFSIIVPYLYSEIRGAKR, from the coding sequence ATGGATAGCCGCAGTCGTCTGCAGGACCTGATACCGAAGCTGGTCCTTGCCCCGAGCTTCCTTATCGTCCTGATCTTTGTCTATGGTTTCATTGCCTATACCGGCTTTCTGTCGATGACGGACAGCAAGATGCTGCCGTCCTACAATTTCGTCGGTTTGAGCAATTATGCGAAGCTGTGGGCGCTGCCGCACTGGTGGCGGGCGGTGAGCAACCTGGCAATCTTCGCCGCGCTCTACATCGCCATCTGTTCCGTGCTTGGCCTCGGGCTCGCGATCCTGCTCGACCAGAAGATCCGCGCCGAAGGGTTCCTGCGGCCGATCTATCTCTATCCGATGGCGCTTTCCTTCATCGTTACGGGTACGGCCTGGAAGTGGTTCCTCGATCCCGGCATCGGCCTTGAGAACACCATGCACCTCTGGGGCTGGGAGAGCTTCTCGTTCAACTGGATCAAGGATCGCAACTACGCGATCTACTGCGTTGTCATTGCTGCCGTCTGGCAATCGACCGGCTTCATCATGGCGATGTTCCTGGCCGGCCTTCGCGGCGTCGACAACGAGATCATCAAGGCGGCGCAGATCGACGGCGCCAAGACCTCGACGATCTATCGCCGGATCATCATTCCATTGATGCGGCCGGTGTTCCTATCGGCCTTCGTGGTGCTCGCGCATCTGGCGATCAAGGCCTACGACCTGATCATCGCGCTCACCGGCGGCGGCCCGGGCCAGGCGACCGAACTGCCGGCGACATTCATGTATTCCTACACCTTCACCCGCAACCAGATGGGCATCGGCGCGTCCTCGGCGATCATCATGCTGGTGATGATCTTCTCGATCATCGTGCCCTATCTCTATTCCGAAATCCGGGGAGCAAAACGCTGA